Proteins encoded together in one Cicer arietinum cultivar CDC Frontier isolate Library 1 chromosome 4, Cicar.CDCFrontier_v2.0, whole genome shotgun sequence window:
- the LOC101494166 gene encoding probable RNA 3'-terminal phosphate cyclase-like protein has translation MGNKDDTGYKTLKGSKNFRQRLLLATLTSTPIIIEDIRTDETWPGLRNYEISLLRLFESVCDDFKVKINETGTKLKYKPGTIMGGRQHHPHDCHVSRSIGYYLEPLIVLCLFAKEPLTVRLKGITNDSKDPSVDTIKSAAFPILKRFGVDSEALGLKIESRGLPPNGGGEIVLSLPVVQTLTAVNWIDEGFVKKIRGVTFSTKVSSQFENSMIRAARGIINPLVSDVHIFTDHRSGPPAGNSPGYGISLVAETTSGCYISVDTAASHARDEDSAGLADDVKKDLMPPEDIGEGMAKVLLGEIAQSGVVDSTYQGLLFLLCALCPQDVSKVRVGKLSRHGIETLRSIKDFLDLKFVIKPDPDTQSVILKCIGCGMKNLSRKVS, from the exons ATGGGGAATAAAGACGACACGGGTTACAAGACACTGAAGGGAAGCAAAAACTTCAGACAAAGATTGCTTCTCGCGACTCTTACCTCCACTCCCATTATCATTGAAGACATACGTACCGATGAGACTTGGCCTGGTCTTCGCAACTACGAGATTTCACTTCTCCGATTATTCGAATCTGTTTGTGATGACTTCAAGGTCAAAATCAACGAAACTG GTACCAAATTGAAGTACAAACCAGGAACTATTATGGGTGGTAGACAACATCATCCACATGATTGTCATGTTTCTAGATCCATTGGTTATTATCTTGAGCCGCTCATTGTCTTGTGTTTGTTTGCCAAGGAACCCCTCACCGTTAGGCTCAAAG GAATTACAAATGATTCTAAAGATCCATCAGTTGATACCATCAAGTCTGCTGCATTTCCCATATTAAAGCGCTTTGGAGTCGACTCTGAAGCCTTGGGTCTTAAAATAGAGAGCCGTGGACTACCTCCTAATGGTGGTGGCGAAATTGTTTTGTCGCTTCCTGTTGTTCAAACTCTAACG GCTGTTAATTGGATCGATGAGGGTTTTGTTAAGAAGATTAGAGGAGTTACGTTTTCAACCAAAGTATCTTCTCAGTTTGAAAATAGCATGATTAGAGCTGCACGTGGAATCATCAATCCACTAGTTTCCGATGTGCACATTTTTACTGATCACCGATCAGGTCCACCGGCTGGAAA CTCTCCTGGATATGGAATTTCGCTAGTTGCAGAGACTACTTCTGGTTGCTACATCTCTGTCGATACTGCTGCTTCTCATGCCAGGGATGAAGATTCTGCTGGCCTTGCAGATGATGTGAAAAAGGATCTGATGCCTCCGGAAGATATTGGTGAGGGGATGGCTAAAGTTTTACTAGGAGAGATAGCTCAATCTGGAGTGGTTGACTCAACATATCAG GGTTTGCTATTTCTTCTTTGTGCTCTATGTCCTCAAGATGTTTCTAAGGTTCGCGTTGGAAAACTTTCTCGACATGGGATTGAAACTCTTAGGAGCATAAAGGATTTTCTTGATCTGAAGTTTGTTATCAAACCAGATCCGGATACACAGTCAGTTATACTAAAATGTATTGGGTGTGGCATGAAGAACCTTTCTCGAAAGGTCTCGTAA